A region from the Cannabis sativa cultivar Pink pepper isolate KNU-18-1 chromosome 9, ASM2916894v1, whole genome shotgun sequence genome encodes:
- the LOC133031385 gene encoding secreted RxLR effector protein 161-like, with the protein MDGIPYANCVGCLMYVMVCTRPDLAYAMSIVSRFVANPGQLHWEVVKWVMRYVKGSLNMGLIYKTTEKGGCEVEGFIDSDYAGCIDTKRSLTGYIFTALGGCISWKSNLQKVVALSSTEAEYMAATEAIKEALWLKGLSKELGFSSEDMTIHCDNQSALHLMKNPMFHDRSKHIDIKLHFITEIIANGEIKVKKISTEHNPADIFTKCVTQTKFRHCLNLVNFKETG; encoded by the coding sequence aTGGATGGCATACCATATGCTAACTGTGTAGGATGTTTGATGTATGTCATGGTGTGCACAAGGCCTGACCTGGCCTATGCCATGAGCATTGTGAGTCGATTTGTTGCTAATCCTGGACAACTACACTGGGAGGTAGTCAAATGGGTAATGAGGTATGTTAAAGGGTCCCTGAACATGGGTTTGATCTACAAAACAACTGAAAAAGGTGGATGTGAGGTTGAAGGATTCATTGACTCAGATTATGCAGGCTGCATAGACACTAAAAGATCATTGACAGGCTACATATTCACTGCTCTGGGTGGTTGCATTAGCTGGAAGTCGAATCTTCAAAAGGTTGTAGCCCTGTCATCCACAGAGGCTGAGTACATGGCTGCAACTGAGGCAATAAAAGAAGCATTATGGTTGAAAGGTCTCTCAAAGGAACTTGGATTTAGCTCTGAAGACATGACAATCCACTGTGACAACCAAAGTGCATTGCACTTGATGAAAAATCCTATGTTCCATGATAGGTCAAAACACATTGACATCAAACTACACTTTATCACAGAGATCATTGCTAATGGAGAGATAAAAGTGAAGAAGATCAGCACTGAACATAACCCAGctgatatttttacaaaatgtgtCACTCAAACTAAGTTTAGACATTGTTTAAACTTGGTCAACTTCAAGGAAACTGGTTGA
- the LOC133031386 gene encoding uncharacterized protein LOC133031386, translated as MDNGKGKGKGAKKRGRPPTVPIPNPKKKGKSDVWLHFTKEDNPPRATEDDDEEPEQSGVPKCICNYCGSDFHCDTKKHGTSHLWSHLRKVCELSPLKNEDEKQKILSFEPLKGGKEGDGQLVAVAYNKEACRIALTQYIVLDKLPF; from the coding sequence ATGGATAATGGTAAGGGTAAGGGTAAGGGTGCTAAAAAAAGAGGTAGACCTCCCACTGTGCCTATTCCTAAtcctaagaaaaagggaaagtcTGATGTTTGGCTTCATTTCACTAAGGAAGACAATCCTCCCCGAGCTACAgaggatgatgatgaagaaCCTGAACAATCTGGTGTTCCTAAGTGTATCTGCAACTATTGTGGGAGTGATTTTCATTGTGACACCAAAAAACATGGGACTAGTCATCTATGGAGTCATTTGAGAAAAGTGTGTGAGCTTAGTCCACTCAAAAATGAAGATGAAAAACAGAAGATTTTAAGTTTCGAGCCTCTTAAGGGTGGCAAGGAGGGGGATGGCCAGTTAGTAGCTGTGGCCTATAACAAAGAAGCTTGTAGGATTGCCCTCACACAATACATTGTGTTAGATAAGTTACCATTTTGA